One genomic window of Pempheris klunzingeri isolate RE-2024b chromosome 12, fPemKlu1.hap1, whole genome shotgun sequence includes the following:
- the crls1 gene encoding cardiolipin synthase (CMP-forming): MMKMMCLRRISAPLCRNAANVRCLSSSRRADVCWLEPASWRRRHTPVTECARLKQSPLSGSWLLRLKGTDSSAACCRGILQQLKGTPRHEQAALLPVARGGHERLVPSFRSLLCPTARGLCSGNAKETPESPTAADRSEASAVPGQGLFKFKELYENPWTIPNFLCVCRIVLAPFLGHLIIQQHFHLSLSLFVLAGATDLLDGYIARTWPTQKSALGSALDPLADKILISILYVSLTYADLIPAPLTALVIFRDIGLIAAVFWVRYKTVPPPVTFSKFFNPCYTTAQLKPTLFSKVNTAIQLLLVAASLAAPVFQYTDSVLLQCLWYVTAVTTAASGYSYWHYGRKTVQVLNTRSP, from the exons atgatgaagatgatgtgtcTTCGGAGGATTTCCGCTCCGTTGTGCCGCAACGCAGCCAATGTCCGCTGTCTGTCGTCCTCGAGGCGTGCGGATGTGTGCTGGCTCGAGCCTGCGTCATGGCGGCGAAGACACACACCTGTCACCGAGTGCGCGAGGCTGAAGCAGTCCCCGCTCAGCGGCTCGTGGCTCCTCAGACTCAAAGGGACGGACAGCAGCGCCGCGTGCTGCCGTGGGATCCtccagcagctcaaagggacacCCCGGCACGAGCAGGCAGCCCTGCTCCCGGTGGCCCGCGGAGGTCACGAGAGGTTGGTGCCGAGTTTCCGGTCTCTACTGTGCCCCACAGCTCGTGGGCTTTGCAGCGGAAACGCGAAGGAGACACCGGAGAGCCCCACGGCGGCGGACCGGAGTGAAGCCAGTGCGGTACCGGGACAAGGACTGTTCAAGTTCAAAGAGCTG taTGAGAACCCATGGACAATCCCcaactttttgtgtgtgtgtcggatTGTGTTGGCGCCATTCCTGGGTCACCTGATCATCCAGCAGCACTTTcacctcagtctgtctctgttcGTACTGGCCGGAGCTACAGACCTG ttGGATGGTTACATTGCCAGAACATGGCCCACTCAGAAGTCGGCTCTGGGCAGCGCTCTCGACCCATTGGCTGATAAGATTCTCATCAGTATTTTATATGTCAGTCTCACCTATGCTGACCTTATACCAG CTCCACTGACGGCTCTGGTGATTTTCAGAGACATCGGTTTGATAGCTGCTGTCTTCTGGGTCCGATACAAGACCGTACCTCCACCG gtGACCTTTAGTAAGTTTTTTAACCCCTGCTACACCACAGCACAGCTCAAGCCGACACTCTTCAGCAAg gTGAACACAGCCATCCAGCTCCTTCTGGTAGCAGCATCTCTGGCTGCTCCAGTCTTCCAGTATACAGACAGTGTCCTGCTGCAGTGCCTATG GTATGTTACAGCTgtgacaacagcagcatcaggcTATAGCTACTGGCACTACGGCCGCAAGACTGTCCAGGTGCTAAACACCAgatcaccatga
- the mcm8 gene encoding DNA helicase MCM8, producing the protein MSGEESRRGSWRGGGGGGSGGWRGGGGGWRGGGGSGWRGGGGGGWRGGGGGGWRGRPWRGGSAGGGRGSGGAIGGGRWRGGGGGGSGNHNFSTQRVPVQTTLDRLCPYKGWALYFTEGFIESSPSVEKIKVFEKYFTSKIHLYDKDEIERQGSILVDHADLIGDKKVRQALPDLTTELREQPEVLLNCLGLAIHQVLTKDLEKQAAELQGEELPVSTPIINIPHISARLYNYEPLTPLRTLRASVFGRLVCVKGTVVRVSSIRPLCTRMAFRCLGCSQTLSLPLQHGKYATPTKCIQPDCRSRSFTPNRSSPLTHTVDWQIIKVQELIGGEQRETGRIPRTVECHLTADLCDSCVPGDTVTVTGIVRVTDDGTSRGTKDQCMFLLYLDATSVSNTKGQQSQSGPGSRGSFEDHCGGEEFSLKELYAIQEIQSQPDLLRLVVHSLCPVIYGHLLVKAALALVLFGGRQKQMGKNSVPVRGDPHMLMVGDPGLGKSQMLQAVCNVAPRGIYVCGNSTSTTGLTVTLSREAGTGDYALEAGALVLADQGICCIDEFDKLGHQQQALLEAMEQQSVSLAKAGIVSSLPARTSVIAAANPIGGHYNRGKTVSENLKMGSALLSRFDVIFLLLDIPDESHDRRLSEHVMANRAGKSTTSSAIVTRTNSELETSVLLEHSDMPLSERLQISAGESVDPIPACLLRKYISYARQYVHPSLSHEAAQTIQDFYLSLRSQAHSADSTPITTRQLESLIRLTEARARLELRETATKSDAEDVVEIMKHSLADTYSDGVGNLDFERSQFGSGMSQRSAAKRLVNALHLHAQRTNQKQFDLQMLRSVADKLNIKVMDFEGLVSSLNEQGFLLKKGAKLYQLQTV; encoded by the exons ATGAGTGGAGAGGAATCCAGGAGAGGCTCATGGaggg gaggtggaggtggtggtagcggtggatggagaggaggtgggggaggatggagaggaggaggaggcagtggatggagagggggtggtggtggaggatggagagggggtggtggtggaggatggaggggcAGACCGTGGAGAGGAGgatcagcaggtggaggaagaggcTCAGGGGGAGCAataggaggaggaaggtggagaggtggtgggggaggaggatCAGGAAACCATAACTTTAGCACTCAGAGAG TCCCAGTCCAGACTACTCTAGACAGACTGTGTCCATACAAAGGATGGGCGCTCTACTTCACAGAAg GCTTCATAGAGAGCTCACCTAGTGTGGAGAAGATCAAAGTGTTCGAGAAATATTTCACATCCAAGATTCACCTGTATGACAag gaTGAGATTGAGCGTCAGGGCAGCATTCTTGTGGATCATGCAGACTTGATAGGAGACAAAAAAGTGCGTCAAGCTCTTCCTGATCTGAccacagagctgagggaacaGCCCGAGGTGTTACTCAACTGTTTGGGATTGGCTATTCACCAG gtgttgaCTAAAGATTTGGAGAAACAGGCTGCTGAGCTGCAAGGGGAAGAGCTCCCTGTCTCTACACCAATCATCAACATCCCTCACATTAGCGCAAG GCTGTATAACTACGAACCGTTGACTCCGTTGCGGACGTTGCGGGCCAGTGTGTTTGGGCGTCTGGTGTGCGTGAAGGGGACGGTGGTCAGAGTGAGCAGTATCAGACCTCTGTGTACCAGGATGGCCTTCAGGTGTCTGGGCTGCTCGCAAACACTGTCTCTGCCACTGCAGCATGGGAAGTATGCTACACCCACCAAG TGTATCCAACCTGACTGTCGCAGTCGCTCCTTCACCCCCAACCGCAGTTCTCCTCTTACTCACACTGTAGACTGGCAGATCATCAA GGTGCAGGAGTTGATAGGAGGGGAGCAGCGGGAGACTGGGCGAATCCCGCGGACCGTGGAGTGTCACCTGACGGCTGACCTCTGCGACAGCTGCGTCCCTGGAGACACGGTCACAGTGACGGGGATAGTGAGAGTCACTGACGATG GTACTTCTCGGGGAACTAAGGATCAGTGCATGTTCCTCCTCTACCTTGACGCCACTTCCGTCAGTAACACTAAAG GTCAGCAGTCCCAGTCAGGTCCGGGGTCTCGAGGGTCATTTGAAGATcactgtggaggagaggagttcagtCTGAAGGAGCTGTATGCCATCCAGGAGATCCAGTCACAGCCTGACCTGCTGAGACTTGTAGTACA ctctttgtgTCCTGTCATCTACGGCCACCTG CTGGTGAAAGCTGCTCTAGCCTTGGTGTTGTTTGGAGGCCGACAGAAACAGATGGGCAAGAACAGCGTCCCAGTCAGAGGAGACCCACACATGCTGATGGTGGGAGACCCTGGACTGGGCAAAAGTCAGATGTTACag gcgGTGTGTAATGTGGCTCCTAGAGGAATCTATGTGTGTGGCAACAGCACAAGCACAACAG gacTAACAGTGACTCTGTCCCGAGAGGCAGGAACAGGGGATTATGCTCTAGAGGCTGGAGCCTTGGTGCTGGCTGACCAAG GCATTTGCTGCATTGATGAGTTTGATAAGTTGGGACACCAGCAGCAGGCTCTGTTAGAAGCCATGGAGCAGCAGTCTGTGAGTCTGGCTAAGGCAGGAATagtttcctctctgcctgccaGAACGTCAGTCATAGCTGCTGCGAACCCCATCGGAGGACATTACAACAGAGGCAAGACTGTTTCTGAAAATCTGAA AATGGGCTCAGCTCTTCTCTCTCGATTCGatgtcatcttcctcctcctggacATCCCAGATGAGTCACACGACCGCCGTCTGTCAGAACACGTCATGGCAAACAGGGCAGGAAAAAGCACAACCAGCAGCGCCATAGTAACTAGGACTAACAGTGAATTAGAGACCTCTGTCCTACTGGAACACTCAGACATGCCACTGTCTGAACGTTTGCAG ATCTCTGCAGGTGAAAGTGTTGACCCCATTCCAGCATGTTTGTTAAGGAAGTATATCAGCTATGCCCGTCAGTATGTCCATCCATCGCTCTCTCATGAAGCAGCACAGACAATTCAGGATTTCTACCTGTCACTGAGATCTCAGGCACACTCTGCTGATTCCACACCCATCACCACACGTCAGCTCGAGTCTTTGATTAGACTAACTGAG gCGAGAGCCAGGTTGGAGCTCAGAGAGACAGCTACCAAGAGTGATGCTGAGGATGTGGTGGAAATCATGAAACACAG TCTGGCTGATACATACTCAGATGGTGTGGGCAATCTGGACTTTGAGCGCTCTCAGTTTGGGTCAGGCATGAGTCAGCGCAGCGCTGCAAAACGACTGGTCAACGCACTGCACTTGCATGCTCAGAGGACCAATCAGAAGCAGTTTGACCTACAGATGCTTCGATCTGTGGCAGACAAATTGAACATCAAG GTGATGGATTTTGAAGGTCTGGTGAGTTCCCTGAATGAACAGGGATTCCTGCTGAAGAAAGGAGCCAAGCTGTACCAGCTGCAGACTGTCTGA